TTCGTCAACTTGTAATGGAATACCCATCATTGATTTGAAACGGTTTCGCTTAGGAAAGTAATGCTCCTCATGATTAAATCTAGGATCACCTTCATAATCAATATTATTGATATATTCAGCCTCACCTTTTTCCCACACCGAACCAGCAAACCCTGTACCTTTCTCAAAGGTACGCTTGACTACAGATTCAGCACTAATTCTTATACCATCTCTAATTTGTAAGATATCATCTTTCACCTCGAAAAGAGATATAGACTTATCACTTTGGTCTTTTTCCAAAACAGTAATACATTCTGCTAGCGTTTCCCTTAATACATTATCGAGCGAATATCTACCCGAATGAAATGAATAAGTTAAAGAAGATATTAATCTACTAGCACTTTCATGGTGTCTCACCAAAATAATAATGTTAGATTGAAATTTTTCTAACTAACACGTGTCTATACTTTTGCTCCAACTCATTATATAATTCCATATCCAACTTGTACTGATACGATAGATTCTTATATTTATTGAATATCCTTTTATTCTCCAATTTCAAAGTAAATGATCCATCACGATAACTTGAATCATGGAATGGATTTGGAAAGTTGGTTATGCTTGTTCCTATTTCCGTACCAGATGCCCCCAAATGATTTCCCAATATTTTTGATAAAGAGAAAATAAGGTATATAGCACCTACGGTTGTGATGACATCAAACTGCGTTATAGAAACTTCTTCCTCCACAAACCATTTGTTCACCATTTTTGTTAACATGCTGCTTATAAATTCAGAGAAAACATAAATTATGATAGACGTAAAGAAGAAAGCTGACAAATAGCATACTACTTTTAAACTTGTTCTTAACCCTTCTTCTTGAACATCGGTTTGCTGTTCACTGGTGTCTGGATCCATCAAACTCCACCTCCAAAAGAAAAGGAACCCCTATCCATAGCGGACAGATGGGTTCCCTTTGTTATTTGTAATTTCTAATTAGCTAACCTTCAAACGTCGTCAAGTAATGTCTCTTCTTCTAATCGTATTCTTTCCGCTTCCTCATATGTTTTATAGGTATTTGTCCTTCCAGTTTCCAATTCATCCGCAGTACTTACGAAATCCTCCGCGACAATATAACGCACTTTAGGAATCTCTTTGAATGTATCAAATGCCTCTGCGGGAATGGATTCAATACTATCATAAATTAAATCAAAAATGACATAGACCTTTTGTATAATTGGCATATATAACCCTCCATATAAAAAAACGCCCTAATAGAAATTTAGGACGTTTTTCAGTAATTTGTTTATGCTTCCTGAGCCACCCGAACAGGTAAGATTAAACCGAATTGGTCGTATCCTTCATTCTCGCTTTCTTCATTCACTGGTCGTACAATAATTGGTTTATTTTGACCAGACGATTTAAAGCGGATTTCTTTCGTTTGGATACTCTTGAGACATTCCTGTAAGTAATGAAAGTTAATGCCGAATTCAAATTCCGCAGAAACATCATCTATAAATAATTCTTCGTTTACATTTGTAATATCCGAATTGGCTTTAACGGATAGTGTAGGAAGAGTACCACCATTTAACTTAATGGAAATGGTCTTCTTTTCTTTTCCTACAGCTGTTTTCACTCTTTCTATCGCTTGAATGCATTCTTCACGATGAATGACAGCTTCCGCTTCAAACTCCTTGGGAATCAAGCGATCAATAGGTGGGTAACTCCCATCTAATAACCTAGTAGAGTATGTCATATTTTCCGTCGATAGTTTAAAGACCGCATCTTCATACTCTATCTTCATATCACCTTCCCCTTCACATAGCTTAATCATTTCTTTGACAGCTACACCAGGAAGGACAAGGTTATCTATCTGGTCTATTTCTTCATCAAGCTTAATGCGATGAACAAATAAGCGATGGCTATCGGTTGCAGCTACATTAATCCCATTGCCATCAGACTTTAGTTGAACACCTGTTAAAATGGGCCTCGTTTCGCTTACTGCTATGGAGTGTAGAACAGCCTTTAAACTTTCAGATAGTTGATCTCCATTAATAGTGAAGGACTTTGCTAATGTTTCGAAGGACTTCTTCGGAAATTCAGAAGCATCGCTTGTCGCAATGGAGTAAGAAGACTTTTTAACCTTAATATCTACTTTACTATCTTGAATATCAAGTACCACATCACCTTTAGGTAACTTTTTCATCATGTCTACAAACATAAGCGGTACCCAAAAGGTAACGTCCTCATCTGTCTCTACAACCTCATCCCCTGCAACCCTAATAGAAGAGTTTGAATCTGTAGCTAGTAACTCTACTTGAGTCCCTTTAGCTTGAACCAGAATACCATTTGTAAGAGTAGTTGATTTCTTGTCAGCTGCTCCAGCCGCTTTCATCAATAACTCATTAAACTTACTTACCTCTTTTACCTTCATTTGTACGCTCATCTTTCATTCCTCCTAAGTGTATATGTGTAATTTTGTGTATATATAAAAGAGCCATAGGAAACCCTATGACTCTCTCATAACAGTAATTAAATTAACCCCATAGAACGCAAAAAAGCCCCACGGGGAGACGACACACTTCTTCCAAAGAAAAATGTCACCCGTAGGGCTTGTAACTTCGTAACCAGGCTCAATAGAGCAAATAATAATTTAATATGCTCTTATTATACTAAACGTACAACTGCCGTTCAATCGATATATAGTAAAACATAGTCATTATATAGATAAGATAACTGCTTTATCGTTAATATGCCTTGAAACCCATGATAAAGAATTAACGCATCTCTAAATAAACAAGGTGTTTATTGTAAGGTAGATTAAAAAAATTCATTCATTTATAATATAATTTGGAAGGAGTTGGTTTTTATGGAAAAAGAAAACAACAAACAAGATCCAGTAAAAAAAGAGGTATTAGAATGGGTGAGTGATAATCCATCATTAAACGCCCGGATTAGGGAGGCATTCGATAATACCTCCGTGATAAAAAATGGAGTTAATTACACTCTTCCTGTCCTTTATGAGGTTGTATGGCATTACGCCTTGAACAGTAAGGAAAAAAATATGGGAACTTGGGATTGGAAAAAGAATGTTCGAGGGGTATTAACTTCAAGAACTACAGGAACAAGGGACATAACATGGGTGAGCCACAGCAAATATCAATTTAATTAAAAAAAAGGGCTGGGACATAAGTATTTCAGCTCACAAAAAATCCGAACTATATTTCGAAGTGTCCCTATAAGCTTCAAAATAGTTTCGGATTTTTCTAAATTAATTAACTTTATTTATGATGATAATTCGGCTTTAGGACTGGGGATTATAGTTTTGTCCCAGCCTCTTTTTTTTAAACATTATTTGTCTCGATATTTCTTGATTACCAGGCTCATCCCTATTATCAATGTAAGAGCAATTATTGCCATTAGTACATTTAATATTACTAATTGTGTATAAATATCATCCATCATCATTGCTAATGATTTTTTCAGTATATCGATATGAGAACCAATGTCGGACATAGAATTATCAATGTTACTTAACTTTTGATTAACATCATCATTCAATTTAAATTTCCTCCTTCAACACATTAAATCTATTTAAATTCTAGCTAAACAGATTTATATTTACATTTCAATAATTTACTAAAAAATTGTAAAAATTTTAAATTTACTGTTTTATAAATTTACATTAAATGTTAAATTACAAAATGTAACAAATTTTTGGAAAATTTAAGGAGGAGATAGTTGTGAAGAAAGTATTGTTGATTCCAGCTTTTTTGTTTGCCCTTGCTCTGATGATGGTTAGCTTTGGTGACACCTCTTATGCCGCTGCTAAGGAAGGCAGTTTTAAGACAAAAATTCTAGATATTCAAGTGGAGATACCTTATGAAAAATCAAGTGTTAATTTAGAGCGAGAATCAACTTCTGATTCAGAAACAATCAAGGTTTATGATAAAGAAACTGGAAAATTACTAAAGGAAAGTACAGTAGAAAAGGCAAACAAAAAAGCCATGTCCTTACAAGGAGACGTAACTACACAAGGAACTAGCTTATATACGGTGAGTGAATCTAGAGTAGATAATGGCTTAACTAGTACCTTGAACGCTGTTCTTGAGCTTTACGATTCGGGTTCATTCCGTCAAATCAATGCTGTAGATAACATGTATTGGACTACTTCCAGCGGAAATCATGACTTAGTGAATAAGCAGGCTTCTGACGTAGCAACTGATGGTTCATACCCAACTACTGAAGTACAAATTTCAGGAGCTGCTACAATTGAAGTAGAAATTGATCAAGGAGCATCAGCTGGATTTGAAGCTGCTGGATTCTCAGTTTCTGCTAGTACTTCAACCACATATACTGCAAGAAAAAATATTGAGGAAGGCTTCACATACTCAACTTACAACAGAGACTAAAAAAACGGCCTTCGGGCCGTTTTTTTTACCTTTGTATTTCTGATTTATAATGACGATTTACTTATTGTTCTTCCAACTTAACCTATGGAAAGGGGAATAAACATAAAAAAACACTCCGAGTATGCCTATAACATATTCAGAGCGTCAACCTTGCTAATATATTGTTAAATCTCTATCCAAATCTTTCTGCACACACTCCCAACAAGATCCTTTATAAGTTGGATGTTTCCCTAGAAACGTATGTTTAGCAGCATAGTATCTAGCATTCTCTTCTAAACCAAATAAGACATGACTCGTAATACTACACCCCATTTGGCAATAAGATACGGGAACAACCCATCTATCATCATCTTCTTGAATAATATCAAAATTATATTCCATTGAATGTTGTATTTCCTTTATTTGTTGCTTTTGGATAGTAATATCCATCATAGTAATCCTCCATCCTGCCTCTTATTGCTTTTTCATAAATGGTAGCTTAAATCCTTTTTTCTTCTTTGGTTGTAGCTTTTCAAATAATTCCTCACCTAACAAATCAATAGCAATACTCCCCATCTCTTCTTCTAGAATTTCTTTCTGGTCATCTTCTAATATTGACCAGGGGGACTTCCCTTCAACCATAGATAAGGTCATGCCTTCGATATGTGGAATTGGTATAGAAAATTTGGCATCTTGAAAACCATATGTTTGTGCTACTTCTTTAGCATATTTCTTTTTCAGTACATCTGTAGAATGATTTAATACCAAAGTCATCTTGTCTACTATACTCTCGTCAAAATATTCGTCAAAGTAACCTATATTACGGTTGATCCTAACGGGATCATAACCACTTGTAAACACTATGTGATTGGCTTGTTTTAATATGAGTTTTTCTTCATCCTGGTTAAAACTATGGGACATGTCATAAATAAGAAGCGGTATTTGCCTTGCATAACCAATAAGATAAGCAGATTTCATGATATTCCAATCTTTAATCTTATCATCAGGATGTTTCACTAAATAGGTAACATCATCTATGACCAAGTCACTTCCTTCTGAAACTTCATAGCCTTCATTGATAAGAGAATGCCAACTCTTCCAGTTTTCACTTATTTGAGATAAAGCATTTAATGAATCAAACCAATAGGGTTTGCTATATGGACTTTCTAGCACACCCACGGACAGATTAAGGTTAGTAAGATATTCTGCAAAGAGTCTGGCCATAGAAGATGAACCTGCTCCCTCATATGAACTAGCAAAGACGATTAATTTAGGACGGATCATGAGCTGTTCATATACAGGTGCCTGATTTGAAAGAACAGAGCCAAATTTAGGCATCCGGCCTTTCATCATAATATCTTCTGCTTCTCTTTCTTGCTGCACCTCTTTTTCCTTTTGCAACTCTTCTTGTACATTCTTAACCTTGTGCCTAAACCGCTCGATATTCTTATAATCAGGTCCGCTCGTTAATTGATTAAGGTAACCTGCAGGTAATTTACCCTCATTGAAAATATCTGTTACATTCAGCGTGGTTAGCTTTGTGAGAAAGATGTCGTCTTCCTTACGCTCACAATAAAAGACGATTCTCAAGTCAAAACTCAAACGCCTAATTTCCTCAATAACCGCTTCCCATTCTTGGTCCGATTCCTCCTCAGAACCTTCGCCTATTAAATCCTCACCAACGATGATCATATCTGGTGCAAACTCATTTACGCTCTTAACAAGATGCTTTCTTGTACTGACTATTCTTTGGACCTTACCAATTTCGTTGTGTTCTATGTCCTTTTTTAGAAAATCATCTAAATACTCGTCTCCAGTTCCTATTAAGATATCCTTCATAAGCTAACACTCTCTTGTTCATATAACTTATTTAAAAACCTATTAAAATCCTGATAGGATATTCCGTTAGATTTAATCTCTAGTGTCGTATATACCTGGTGTGTAATGAAATTCCAAGCTACAACATGAACTTCTATGTCCCCATTCTCCATCTTAGAGATACTACTTCTTTCTATCTCGCATGTTTTCGCAACATCCATTTGTGTAAGAGTTAAAACCTTTCTGAAGTAGGAAAGACACTCCCCTTTTGTGCTAGGTATAAATATTGGCATTAGTCTGTCATCTATGTTTTCCATTGGTTTCACACCTTTCTATGTACATAAAAAAAGACACAAACCCCTATGGATAATAGTGGTTTGCGTCTTCCGCCTGTCGATATGTTCTTCTGTCTTTTATTATACATGAAGTCTTTAGCTTAAGAAAGCTAGATTTAGTAGTTTCTATGAAGGTTCATAGCATCCAGAGCATTACCTCTGATTTCAATTCTATAGAAATCCTCACTAGTTACATATGGATTGTTTTCTGGATGATACCCTGTAAAGCTAAACATATACTCACCATCAGGGATATAATAGAATTCGTCTTTCCATAGTTCAGCTCGCCATTCATATTCGAATTGAGAGGTACTCACTAACGTAAATGCAGAGGAAGGTATGGTTACAGTTCCAATCTCACTAAATGTTACCTCACCTTCTACACGTTGGGCTGGAGTAGTGGTAACGTTTATAACGAATCTTTCACCTGCTTTAAAGACATTTGTGTCCTTATCAAGCCCTTGCTCTACCCAATACTTACCCCACTTAAGAGTATGCACTACTTCCGCTTCTATATCAGCAATATCTACATCGACTACATTAGTTGTGCTATCAGTAGCACCTCTATCATCGGTAACAGTAAGTGTAACATCATAACTTCCAGAATCCGCTAGAATGGTAGGGTATTCTTCAGACGATGTTTGCACACTGCCATCCTTAGCCTCAAAACGCCAATCATAGGAAACTATCTCTCCATCTATATCATAACTACCTTCAGGATCGAATGATATTGTGTCTCCTAGCATTGGTTTCGTAGGTTCCCAAGTAAAGATTGCTACTGGTTTTTCATTAGGTGGAAGTGGGTCTACAGTAATGGTATGTTGTGCTGGTACTTTGGAACGTAAATTGTCATTATCCCAAACATATAA
This genomic window from Pontibacillus yanchengensis contains:
- a CDS encoding helix-turn-helix domain-containing protein — translated: MENIDDRLMPIFIPSTKGECLSYFRKVLTLTQMDVAKTCEIERSSISKMENGDIEVHVVAWNFITHQVYTTLEIKSNGISYQDFNRFLNKLYEQESVSL
- the dnaN gene encoding DNA polymerase III subunit beta, which translates into the protein MSVQMKVKEVSKFNELLMKAAGAADKKSTTLTNGILVQAKGTQVELLATDSNSSIRVAGDEVVETDEDVTFWVPLMFVDMMKKLPKGDVVLDIQDSKVDIKVKKSSYSIATSDASEFPKKSFETLAKSFTINGDQLSESLKAVLHSIAVSETRPILTGVQLKSDGNGINVAATDSHRLFVHRIKLDEEIDQIDNLVLPGVAVKEMIKLCEGEGDMKIEYEDAVFKLSTENMTYSTRLLDGSYPPIDRLIPKEFEAEAVIHREECIQAIERVKTAVGKEKKTISIKLNGGTLPTLSVKANSDITNVNEELFIDDVSAEFEFGINFHYLQECLKSIQTKEIRFKSSGQNKPIIVRPVNEESENEGYDQFGLILPVRVAQEA
- a CDS encoding GAF domain-containing protein, whose protein sequence is MRHHESASRLISSLTYSFHSGRYSLDNVLRETLAECITVLEKDQSDKSISLFEVKDDILQIRDGIRISAESVVKRTFEKGTGFAGSVWEKGEAEYINNIDYEGDPRFNHEEHYFPKRNRFKSMMGIPLQVDEQIIGVLCIQSESEDGFCADDLRALEFYANLCTFMMLYDKIGLNTKGSEDNDSSK